The DNA window TGTCCATAAGTCTAATAATAGTCTCTGATCTACCTGTCCAGGTGAGTTTGGCGAGGTGTGTCGTGGTCGGCTGAGGGTCCCAGGCAGGAAGGAGAACTACGTAGCGATCAAGACGCTGAAGGGCGgctacacagacaaacagaggcGGGACTTCCTGTCAGAGGCGTCCATCATGGGTCAGTTCCAGCACCCCAACATCATCCACCTGGAGGGCGTCATCACCACTTCCTGTCCCGTCATGATCCTCACCGAGT is part of the Plectropomus leopardus isolate mb unplaced genomic scaffold, YSFRI_Pleo_2.0 unplaced_scaffold55751, whole genome shotgun sequence genome and encodes:
- the LOC121939668 gene encoding ephrin type-A receptor 4a-like, whose amino-acid sequence is CPGEFGEVCRGRLRVPGRKENYVAIKTLKGGYTDKQRRDFLSEASIMGQFQHPNIIHLEGVITTSCPVMILTEFMENGALDSFLRVRQPHLSHLSLSHL